In Camelus ferus isolate YT-003-E chromosome 10, BCGSAC_Cfer_1.0, whole genome shotgun sequence, the following proteins share a genomic window:
- the TAF1D gene encoding TATA box-binding protein-associated factor RNA polymerase I subunit D isoform X1 — protein MDSLNCVTASESTMEIENQSDNSSSGSGSSIFKTQCVPIPPKRRQRNAVRKFVRLPESVQARDSSSDSSIEPRPLTLKAIFERFKQKKKKRKKRKYKPKGRSAGRPKGRRNTRRSQISEKQIKDKRLSFPFLESENGRKASPWRKILTFEQAVARGFFNYLEKLKYEYHLKESLKQMNVGEDLEKEDLDSRRYKYLDDEGSLSPIEESAAEDEIATNLQHDECDIKLVEDNYFIMSYELPKKKNVCLEQEENTEETALSKKRASKSKKH, from the exons ATGGATTCTCTCAACTGTGTAACAGCATCAGAGTCAACTATGGAAATTGAGAATCAAAG tgATAACTCTTCCTCTGGTAGCGGTAGCAGCATATTTAAAACTCAGTGTGTTCCCATTCCACCTAAACGGAGGCAAAGAAACGCTGTTAGAAAATTTGTTCGCTTACCTGAAAGTGTTCAGGCAAGAGATTCATCTAGTGACTCATCTATAGAACCAAGACCATTGactttaaaagctatttttgaaagattcaaacaaaagaaaaagaaacgtaaaaagaggaaatataagCCAAAAGGAAGATCAGCGGGAAGACCAAAAGGAAGGAGGAACACTAGAAGGTCACAAATAAGTGAGAAACAAATTAAAGACAAAAGACTTAGTTTCCcatttttagaatcagaaaatggaagaaaagcatCACCTTGGAGAAAAATTTTAACCTTTGAG CAAGCAGTGGCAAGAGGATTTTTTAACTACCTTGAAAAACTGAAGTATGAATACCACCTCAAGGAATCCTTGAAACAGATGAATGTTGGTGaagatttagaaaaagaagacctTGATAGTCGTAGATACAAATACTTGGATGATGAGGGATCTCTCTCTCCTATCGAAGAGTCAGC AGCAGAAGATGAGATTGCAACAAATCTTCAACATGATGAATGTGATATTAAGTTGGTG GaagataattatttcataatgagTTATGAATTACCAAAGAAGAAGAATGTATGTTTGGAACAAGAGGAAAATACTGAAGAAACTGCTTTGTCTAAAAAGAGAGCATCAAAATCCAAAAAGCACtag
- the TAF1D gene encoding TATA box-binding protein-associated factor RNA polymerase I subunit D isoform X3, with translation MDSLNCVTASESTMEIENQSDNSSSGSGSSIFKTQCVPIPPKRRQRNAVRKFVRLPESVQARDSSSDSSIEPRPLTLKAIFERFKQKKKKRKKRKYKPKGRSAGRPKGRRNTRRSQISEKQIKDKRLSFPFLESENGRKASPWRKILTFEQAVARGFFNYLEKLKYEYHLKESLKQMNVGEDLEKEDLDSRRYKYLDDEGSLSPIEESAAEDEIATNLQHDECDIKLVEMQE, from the exons ATGGATTCTCTCAACTGTGTAACAGCATCAGAGTCAACTATGGAAATTGAGAATCAAAG tgATAACTCTTCCTCTGGTAGCGGTAGCAGCATATTTAAAACTCAGTGTGTTCCCATTCCACCTAAACGGAGGCAAAGAAACGCTGTTAGAAAATTTGTTCGCTTACCTGAAAGTGTTCAGGCAAGAGATTCATCTAGTGACTCATCTATAGAACCAAGACCATTGactttaaaagctatttttgaaagattcaaacaaaagaaaaagaaacgtaaaaagaggaaatataagCCAAAAGGAAGATCAGCGGGAAGACCAAAAGGAAGGAGGAACACTAGAAGGTCACAAATAAGTGAGAAACAAATTAAAGACAAAAGACTTAGTTTCCcatttttagaatcagaaaatggaagaaaagcatCACCTTGGAGAAAAATTTTAACCTTTGAG CAAGCAGTGGCAAGAGGATTTTTTAACTACCTTGAAAAACTGAAGTATGAATACCACCTCAAGGAATCCTTGAAACAGATGAATGTTGGTGaagatttagaaaaagaagacctTGATAGTCGTAGATACAAATACTTGGATGATGAGGGATCTCTCTCTCCTATCGAAGAGTCAGC AGCAGAAGATGAGATTGCAACAAATCTTCAACATGATGAATGTGATATTAAGTTGGTG GAAatgcaagaataa
- the TAF1D gene encoding TATA box-binding protein-associated factor RNA polymerase I subunit D isoform X2, protein MDSLNCVTASESTMEIENQSDNSSSGSGSSIFKTQCVPIPPKRRQRNAVRKFVRLPESVQARDSSSDSSIEPRPLTLKAIFERFKQKKKKRKKRKYKPKGRSAGRPKGRRNTRRSQISEKQIKDKRLSFPFLESENGRKASPWRKILTFEQAVARGFFNYLEKLKYEYHLKESLKQMNVGEDLEKEDLDSRRYKYLDDEGSLSPIEESAAEDEIATNLQHDECDIKLVVSDIFIPLILRAAVIKEEFYLVLPSVFNF, encoded by the exons ATGGATTCTCTCAACTGTGTAACAGCATCAGAGTCAACTATGGAAATTGAGAATCAAAG tgATAACTCTTCCTCTGGTAGCGGTAGCAGCATATTTAAAACTCAGTGTGTTCCCATTCCACCTAAACGGAGGCAAAGAAACGCTGTTAGAAAATTTGTTCGCTTACCTGAAAGTGTTCAGGCAAGAGATTCATCTAGTGACTCATCTATAGAACCAAGACCATTGactttaaaagctatttttgaaagattcaaacaaaagaaaaagaaacgtaaaaagaggaaatataagCCAAAAGGAAGATCAGCGGGAAGACCAAAAGGAAGGAGGAACACTAGAAGGTCACAAATAAGTGAGAAACAAATTAAAGACAAAAGACTTAGTTTCCcatttttagaatcagaaaatggaagaaaagcatCACCTTGGAGAAAAATTTTAACCTTTGAG CAAGCAGTGGCAAGAGGATTTTTTAACTACCTTGAAAAACTGAAGTATGAATACCACCTCAAGGAATCCTTGAAACAGATGAATGTTGGTGaagatttagaaaaagaagacctTGATAGTCGTAGATACAAATACTTGGATGATGAGGGATCTCTCTCTCCTATCGAAGAGTCAGC AGCAGAAGATGAGATTGCAACAAATCTTCAACATGATGAATGTGATATTAAGTTGGTGGTAAGTGACATTTTTATCCCACTTATTTTGAGGGCAGCAGTGATAAAGGAAGAATTTTATCTTGTGTTACCGTCcgtatttaatttttga